The following is a genomic window from Flavobacterium crassostreae.
TTATAGTTGATTTAAGATATAATGGTGGCGGAAATACAGATATTGGAGGTATCATTTTACAATACTTAACAAATGACAAAGTCCTTTATGGTTCTAAAAGCTCAAGCAGACTTCATATTCCAACATTCAAAGCTTGGGGAAAGTTTGTAGAACCCAAAGACAGTTTAAAAAATGATTGGAATAAAAAAACATATTTAAATTTCAAAGATAAATTTATGTATAACTTTGACTATAAGGCAGATACAATAAAATTAGATGCGAAAAGAATTGTTGTCCCAACTGTTTTATTAATGGGACACAATACTGCTTCAGCTGCAGAAGATTTTTTGATTTATGCAGACAATCAAAAACATATGACAAAAATTGGAGAAAATTCATTCGGAAGCACAGGACAACCATTTGTTTTTGATTTACCAGGTGGTGGCTCGGCTCGTATTTGCACAAAGAAAGACACTTATCCAGACGGGAGAGAATTTGTGGGATATGGAATAAAGCCAGACATAATCGTAAAAAGAACACTCAACGATTATTTATCAAAAAAAGACCCAGTTATGGAAAAAGCAATTGAACATTTAAAACAGAAGCTAAAATAAAAACTGCCACCAACAGCGGTTTCAAAAAATGGCAAGTTTTGTGGTAAATTCACGTTCTCGTTCCGCAAGAAATATTTTCTTTAACAGAAAATAATCAGTTCCGAAGTTCGCAACTGATGCCAAGCGTGGGAACGTTGGTGGCAATTTTAGACCGCGTCGCATCAACAAACAAAATTTTACATTAAAAGATGAAACATTTTTTTCTAATACTTTTTTTATTTCTGACAACCCTTTCATTTGGACAAATTCCAAACAAACTAACACCAACAGACAAAGTTTTTGGCCTTTCAAAATTTTGGCAAGAAGTGAATTACAACTTTGTTTATCTTGATAAAGTTGATAGAACAATGTGGGACAATCGCTATCGTGAACTAATTCCTATTGTGCAAAACACCAAAAACGATTATGAATATTATCGTGAACTTCAAAAATTCTGTGCTTTATTGAAAGATGGACACACGAATGTGTACTTTCCAAAGGGTATTGAACAAATGAATACAATGTTTGGAGAGTATCGTATTTTTATTGAAAACATTGATGGAAAAGCAATTATAGTAAGAACAAATTTTAGTAAAAAAGATGAAATCCCTTTTGGAAGTGAAGTAATAGAAGTTAACGGAATAGCAACCAAACAATATATTGAGGAAAATTTAGCACCTTATATTTCTTCTTCAACAGACTATGTATTAAAAGATTGGAGTATCGGAAGATTACTAACGGGTTTAGATGGAGAAACTTTCAAGATAAAAATAAAAAAGCCAAACAATAAAATCTTAGAACTTAATCTTACCCATAAAAAGACAGAAGAAAAAGAAGTTTATCCAGCATTTGAACCTGACAGACAACTTTTAGACTTTAAATGGATTAATAACCAAATTGCTTATATGTCTTTAAATTCTTTTGAGGAAGTAAAAATTGACAGTTTATTTATTCAAAAATTACCTGAACTCTATAAAGCAAAAGCACTTATAGTTGATTTAAGATATAATGGTGGCGGAAATACAGATATTGGAGGTATCATTTTACAATACTTAACAAATGACAAAGTCCTTTATGGTTCTAAAAGCTCAAGCAGACTTCATATTCCAACATTCAAAGCTTGGGGAAAGTTTGTAGAACCCAAAGACAGTTTAAAAAATGATTGGAATAAAAAAACATATTTAAATTTCAAAGATAAATTTATGTATAACTTTGACTATAAGGTAGATACAATAGAATTAGATGCAAAAAGAATTGTTGTCCCAACTGTTTTATTAATGGGACACAATACTGCTTCAGCTGCAGAAGATTTTTTGATTTATGCAGACAATCAAAAACATATGACAAAAATTGGAGAAAATTCATTCGGAAGCACAGGACAACCATTTGTTTTTGATTTACCAGGTGGTGGCTCGGCTCGTATTTGCACAAAGAAAGACACTTATCCAGACGGGAGAGAATTTGTGGGATATGGAATAAAGCCAGACATAATCGTAAAAAGAACACTCAACGATTATTTATCAAAAAAAGACCCAGTTATGGAAAAAGCAATTGAACATTTAAAACAGAAGCTAAAATAAAAACTGCCACCAACAGCGGTTTCAAAAAATGGCAAGTTTTGTGGTAAATTCACGTTCTCGTTCCGCAAGAAATTTTATCTTAGTCGAAAGTTCGCAGTTACGAAATTCGCCACTTCTTGAAGCCGCGAAACGTTATGGGCTAGTTTTGCCCATTTTGCGCAGATAAAGCCGTTTTTATAAGAAAAAACTGTTTATAATTTTAAGGTTTAGAGTTCTAAATTCTTAAAAAAACGCAAAAAAAATGGATTCTTAAAAGCCAAAAAAAAATATTTTGTTGTTTAAAGAGTGTTATTTAAAAACAGAAAATACTGAAAAACAAAATAATGACATAAAACAGCGTGATTTGTGGTTTACAGAGTGATTTTTCAAACAATAAAATCCCCAAGTTGAAGCGCAAACGGCATTTTATTAGCTTGACGGGAAAGAATAAATGAGTATAATTTGTTCCTTACAAAGTGATTATCCAAATAAGAAAAATCTCGAATTTAAATCTTAAAACAGGATTTTATCAGCGTTACGAGAAAAATTAAAAAAGAGTGATTTGTTCTTTAGAAAGTGAAAATCTAAATAAAAAAATCTCGAATTTAAAACCAAAAAATGTTTGCGTTTTTAGGTTTGTGAAGAAAAAACCAGCCCATAACAATCGTCTTAACTAATTTGCAGATTCTGTGGAATTATCGTTTTTAATTGTATATTCGTTATGAAGAAAAACATCCATATCCAAAGCCTGCAAACTAGTTAAGGCGGGAACGTTATGGGCTAGTTTTGCCCATTTTGCGCAGATAAAGCCGTTTTTATAAGAAAAAACTGTTTATAATTTTAAGGTTTAGGGTTCTTAATTCCTAAAAAAGCGTAAAAAAACTGGATTCTTAAAAGCCAAAAAAAACATTTTGTTGTTTAAAGAATATATTTCTAACCTGAAAATAATCCAAAACAAAATAATGACATAAAACAGCGTGATTTGTAGTTTACAGAGTGATTTTTTAAAATAAGAAAACCCCCAAGTTGAAGCGCAAACGGCATTTTACCAGCTTGACGGAAAAAATTAAATGAGTGTAATTTGTATTTTACAAAGTGATTTTGCAAATAAGAAAAATCTCGGTTTTAAATCTTAAAACAGGATTTTATCAGCGTTACGAGAAAAATTAAAAAAGTGTGATTTGTTCTTTACAAAATGAGAATCTAAATAAAAAAATCTCGAATTTAAAACCAAAAAATGTTTGCGTTTTTAGGTTTGGGGAGAAAAAACCAGCCCATAACAATCGTCTTAACTAATTTGCAGATTCTGTGGAATTATCGTTTTTAATTGTATATTCGTTACAGCGAAGGTAATCGTATCCAAAGCCTGCAAACTAGTTAAGGCGGGAACGTTGTAGGCAAGTTGCGCCCAAATCGCGCATAATTAACCTTTTAATTAAGAAAAAACTGTTTATAATTTTAAAGTTTAGGGTTCTTAATTCCTAAAAAAACGCAAAAAAATGGATTCTTAAAATCCAAAAAAAAAGATTTTGTTGTTTAAAGAATATTATTTCCAACCTGAAAATAATTCAAAACAAAATAATGACCTAAAACAGCGTGATTTGTAGTTTACAGAGTGATTTTTTAAAACAATAAAATCCCCAAGTTGAAGCGCAAACGGCATTTTATCAGCTTTACGGAAAAAATTAAATGAGTGTAATTTGTTCCTTACAAAGTGATTATTCAAATAAGAAAAATCTCGGATTTAAATCTTAAAAAAAATCAACAACGAAAATTAAAAAACTGAAATAGAGTAATTTTTTCTTTAAATAGTGAGAATCTAAATAAAAAAATATCGAATTTAAAGTAGGAATTTGTTTGTGTTCTTAGGTTTATAAAGAAAACAACCAGCCTACAACAATCGTCTTAACTAATTTGCAGATTCTGTGGAATTACCGTTTTTAATTGTATATTCGTTATGAAGAAAAACACCCGTATCCAAAGCCTGCAAACTAGTTAAGGCGGGAACGTTATGGGCTAGTTTTGCCCATTTTGCGCAGATAAAGCCGTTTTTATAAGAAAAAACTGTCTATAATTTTAAGGTTTAGCGTTCTAAATTCTTAAAAAAGCGCAATAAAAATGGACTCTTAAAAGCCAAAAAAAAAGATTTTGTTGTTTAAAGAATATTATTTCCAACCTGAAAATAATTCAAAACAAAATAATGACATAAAACAGCGTGATTTGTTGTTTAAAGAGTAAATTCGATAATAAGAAAACCCCCAAGTTGAAGCGCAAACGGCATTTTACCAGCTTGACGAAGAAATTAAATGAGTGTTATTTGTGTTTTACAAAGTGATTATTCAAATAAGAAAAATCTCGGTTTTAAATCTTAAAACGGGATTTTATCAGCGTTACGGGAAAAATTAAAAAAGAGTGATTTATTCTTTACAAAGTGAGAATCTAAATAAAAAAATCTCGAATTTAAAGCCAAAAAATGTTTGCTTTTTTTAGGTTTGTGAAGAAAAAACCAGCCCATAACAATCGTCTTAACTAATTTGCAGATTCTCTGGAATTACCGTTTTTAATTGTATATTCGTTATGAAGAAAAACACCCGTATCCAAAACCTGCAAACTAGTTAAGGCGGGAACGTTAGGCGTCAGTTGACCGCAAAACTGAAAAAAAACTAAAATGATATGATAGAAAATTTACCTGATTTTATTTCTATAAGTTTTGCAATTATTACAATTGTAACTCTATATTTTTTTTACGATATATTGAAAAAACCTAATTCAGAAAATATTCGAAATAAATCAAATTTAATTTTATTTGGGTTATTTATTTGGCTAATAATCCAGGGAATTTTAACTTTAAAAAATATTTATAATTCCGACGGTAATTCAATTCCACCTAAAATTTTAATTTTTGGAATTGCTCCACCTATTTTTACAATTATGTTACTTTTTATCACAAAGAATGGAAGAGATTTTATTGACTCTTTAGATTTGGCAAAAATAACCTATTTAAATATAGTAAGAATTCCTGTCGAAATAGTCCTATTTTATTTATCTGTATATAATCTTATTCCTGAGCTTATGACTTTTGAAGGGAGAAATTATGACATATTAGCAGGAATTTCAGCTCCGTTCATTGCTTATTATGGAATTAAAACCCAAAAATTAAGTCGAAATGGAATTTTAATTTGGAATTTTATTTGTCTCGGTCTTTTAATTAATATAATTATAAATGCATTACTATCTACTCCTTCCCCGTTTCAAAAATTTGCATTTGAGCAACCAAATATTGCAATATTAAATTTTCCATTCAGTTGGCTACCAACTTTTATAGTTCCTATTATTATATTTGGCCATTTAGTATCAATAAGAAAACTAACTAAAAAATAAAAATCTTAAGTAATAATAAATAAACAACCGAACGCCTAACACACGTTTGTGGCTATTGCGGAATTTGGTGGAATTATCGTTTTTAAATTGTATTTTCGTTTAACCAAAAAAACTCGTCTTTGAAGTCCGCAACAGCCACAAGCGTGGGAACGTTGTGCGACAGTCAAAACCAAAATGGAGAATTCAATAACCTAGCGCAACAAATGATAAATTTTATCTTTGTTGAATTATGGAAAAAAAGTACAAGCGATTATCCTTAGAAGAACGTATTATAATTGAGACATTACTTAAGGAAAACAGGACCGAAAACTACATTGGAAAGCAATTAAATCGAAATCGATCTACCATAACCCGAGAAGTAAATCTTTGGGTAAGAAACCCAACCGATATTTACAAGGCTGATTTAGCACATTGGTATGCTTTAGAAACCAATAAAAACAAAAGAACTCAAGACAAAATAAATTCATATCCTAAACTTAAGATATTCGTTTACAGAAGCTTATTAAAAGGAACGAGCCCTGAATTAATGGCTGGACAAATCAAGTTATTATATCCAAATGACCCTATCATGTCTATTTCTTATGAATCTATTTATAAGCATATTTATAGGTCTAGGCAGTCTACTTTAGGCAAAAAACTAATCAAACTCCTCCCCTATCATCATCACAAAAGACGTGACAAAAGAAAATTTGGTAACAAAAGAACACGGATCAAAGACCAAGTCAGTATTGACCTAAGACCTATTGAAATTGAAAAACGTCTGGAAGCAGGGCACTTAGAAGGAGATTTGATGATTGGTGTCGGACACAAAAGTGCCATTGGAACCATCGTAGATAGAAAAACTAGATATGTTATTATTGTACCAATCAGCAACAGAAAATCAAAAACAGTAACTCATGAATTTGCAAAGCTGTTAAATAAACATCCTCAATACCTCAGAAAAACAATGACTTACGATAACGGAATGGAAATGGCTAATCATAAATGGCTCTCTGAAAAGACTGGAATGGATATTTATTTTGCACATCCTTACTCCTCATGGGAAAGAGGCACAAATGAAAATACTAATGGACTAATTAGAAGGTTTTTACCCAAAGGAACCGACTTTAACACAATAACTACTGAAGAGCTGAAACGAATAGAAAACAACCTAAATAACAGACCTAGAAAGGTTTTAGGTTTCAAAACACCTAATGAAATGAGGAACCAAGAAATTAATAAAATCAGTAACACACAGGCTTAATTTTGGAAATAACTTTTGGCTCCTTAAAAAGCCAAAAAAGTTATTCTAAAATTAAGCACATTATCTAAGAAAAATACTAAATTTGATGTTTTGACCCCTATAAAACAAGAGTATTATTGTAAATTTCGATTATTATTTATGCGGTTAATTTTTTCATCAAAATTAGATGCTTATCCTGGTTCCATTTCTCTATTGGGGTAATGCGTCCTAAAAGTCCATGTAGCCTAGTATTATTATAGAAAATCACATATCTTTTTAGTATTAGTTCAATTTCTCCAAAAGTTCTATAATCAACTCTTTGGAACACTTCTTTTTTTAGTATTCCATGATAGGCTTCAATATGTGCATTTTCTTCTGGTGTTGCTACATGGGTAAATTCTTGCTGAACTCCAATGAGTCCAAGGTATTCCCGAACTCTTTTGGCAATAAATTGACTTCCATTATCACTTCTTATCACAACATTTTCAGGGTATTGGTATTCTAAAAATAAATCAGAAAGCAAAGCGATTACTTTGTTTTGTTTTATAGAAAAAGAGAAAAAATCCTTTAATATTCTGCGAGTATGAACGTCTATTATAGATAGTAAATAAGCGTTTTTACCTACCTTTGGGATCCAAACCATCTTAATATCCATTTCTAAACATTCAAAAGGTTTAGTGGTTTTAACTTTTCTATATTTTACAAATTTACGACCAGAACCACTCCTGTTTATTCGGTTTTCTAGTTTCAACAAACCCTCTTCTCTCATAATTCGATACAACTTTTTAGGATTAATTAAGTACCCCTCTCGTTGTAAATAGGAAGTCATTAAACGGTAACCGCAGTCAATAAACTCATTACTTAAAACATCTTTAACAGATTCAACAACAGTATCTTGACTTACATATCCTTGATGTTTATTAAAGGTAAATTCACTAGGTTTAATACCTTTCTTACCTGAGCTTGGTCTTCTATAATAACTACTTTGAACCATGCCTACCATAGCAATAATTTTAGTTTTACTAATCTTATGTTTACTATAAAAACTATCTACTAAATCTTTCTTGGATCGGATGTCCCAAACTTTTTTTTTAAAAGTTCACGCCCGATTTCTAATTCGATTTCCTTGTTAGCTAATAATTTGCGTAGAATTCTGTTTTCTTCCTCAGCTTGCTTTAGCTCTTTACTACTAGTGTCATAAGTTACTTTTAAACCTGCTTCTCCCTGCTTCTCGTGTTTCTTCTTCCAGCTATACAAAGTGCCAGTGCTAAGGCTGTATTTACGGCAGGTTTCAACGGCTCCTAATTCTTCTGAAAAGGATAGGATTTCTAGCTTTTCTTCTAAACTCCATTTCTTGTATTTCATATCTCAAATGTACTATTTGAAATTTAAAATATCACTCCGAACTATTAAGGGGCTAAAATATTTGATTTATTAAAAATAACTAACGATGTTGCGCTAGACCCTTGAATCCGCCGGAATAAATGTTGCAATTTAAAACCGAAAAAATCAATCAAAATAAGTTGCATAAAAGAGAGTGACCAGAAATTTAAGCCCAAAAGGGAAAAAGGTTAGACGGAATTGAAACGGATTTTTTTTGCGACGTCAAAAGTGTATAATGGTATTTTCAGAAAGTTTATTTTACAAAAGAAAATTTTTTAATTTTATAAGGAAAACCACTCAATAATGTATTTTTTAAATGGAA
Proteins encoded in this region:
- a CDS encoding S41 family peptidase — encoded protein: MKHFFLILFLFLTTLSFGQIPNKLTPTDKVFGLSKFWQEVNYNFVYLDKVDRTMWDNRYRELIPIVQNTKNDYEYYRELQKFCALLKDGHTNVYFPKGIEQMNTMFGEYRIFIENIDGKAIIVRTNFSKKDEIPFGSEVIEVNGIATKQYIEENLAPYISSSTDYVLKDWSIGRLLTGLDGETFKIKIKKPNNKILELNLTHKKTEEKEVYPAFEPDRQLLDFKWINNQIAYMSLNSFEEVKIDSLFIQKLPELYKAKALIVDLRYNGGGNTDIGGIILQYLTNDKVLYGSKSSSRLHIPTFKAWGKFVEPKDSLKNDWNKKTYLNFKDKFMYNFDYKVDTIELDAKRIVVPTVLLMGHNTASAAEDFLIYADNQKHMTKIGENSFGSTGQPFVFDLPGGGSARICTKKDTYPDGREFVGYGIKPDIIVKRTLNDYLSKKDPVMEKAIEHLKQKLK
- a CDS encoding IS30 family transposase, giving the protein MEKKYKRLSLEERIIIETLLKENRTENYIGKQLNRNRSTITREVNLWVRNPTDIYKADLAHWYALETNKNKRTQDKINSYPKLKIFVYRSLLKGTSPELMAGQIKLLYPNDPIMSISYESIYKHIYRSRQSTLGKKLIKLLPYHHHKRRDKRKFGNKRTRIKDQVSIDLRPIEIEKRLEAGHLEGDLMIGVGHKSAIGTIVDRKTRYVIIVPISNRKSKTVTHEFAKLLNKHPQYLRKTMTYDNGMEMANHKWLSEKTGMDIYFAHPYSSWERGTNENTNGLIRRFLPKGTDFNTITTEELKRIENNLNNRPRKVLGFKTPNEMRNQEINKISNTQA
- a CDS encoding IS3 family transposase → MVGMVQSSYYRRPSSGKKGIKPSEFTFNKHQGYVSQDTVVESVKDVLSNEFIDCGYRLMTSYLQREGYLINPKKLYRIMREEGLLKLENRINRSGSGRKFVKYRKVKTTKPFECLEMDIKMVWIPKVGKNAYLLSIIDVHTRRILKDFFSFSIKQNKVIALLSDLFLEYQYPENVVIRSDNGSQFIAKRVREYLGLIGVQQEFTHVATPEENAHIEAYHGILKKEVFQRVDYRTFGEIELILKRYVIFYNNTRLHGLLGRITPIEKWNQDKHLILMKKLTA
- a CDS encoding transposase; the encoded protein is MKYKKWSLEEKLEILSFSEELGAVETCRKYSLSTGTLYSWKKKHEKQGEAGLKVTYDTSSKELKQAEEENRILRKLLANKEIELEIGRELLKKKFGTSDPRKI